Proteins from a single region of Canis aureus isolate CA01 chromosome 26, VMU_Caureus_v.1.0, whole genome shotgun sequence:
- the LOC144297835 gene encoding uncharacterized protein LOC144297835, whose protein sequence is MRTCAGSTLAVTQGLRGWGRAADPSIILPEELGRRGLSRMHRSIHGTRKMEDLTRHAKITIKDTRAEMEQTVASCRACRLTNATAHGSNPGTRLRGDRPGAYGEVDFTEVSASVRHPFACMSSYHLQTSWLAFQSHNCSSV, encoded by the exons ATGCGGACTTGCGCTGGATCAACGCTTGCGGTGACCCAGGGCTTGCGTGGCTGGGGGAGGGCCGCAGACCCCAGCATCATCCTGCCggaggaactgggacggcgaggCCTATCCAGGATGCATCGGAGCATCCATgggacaaggaagatggaagacctcacacgacatgcaaagatcactattaaagacacTCGAGCAGAGATGGAGCAGACTGTGGCGAGCTGCCGCGCATGCcggttaactaatgccaccgcccatggatctaacccgggCACCCGGCTCcgaggggaccgcccaggagcctacggggaagtggacttcactgag GTCAGTGCATCTGTGAGACACCCGTTTGCCTGCATGAGTTCATATCATCTTCAGACATCGTGGTTGGCTTTCCAAAGCCACAATTGCAGCAGTGTTTGA